In Vespa crabro chromosome 14, iyVesCrab1.2, whole genome shotgun sequence, the following are encoded in one genomic region:
- the LOC124429260 gene encoding uncharacterized protein LOC124429260 encodes MSLDLYYLPMSSPCRAVLLTVEALGLSVNLKEIDLFTGEHLKSEYEQLNPQRTIPFLVDGDYKLSESRAIMCYLVDQYGKNERLYPQNPVSRALVNQRLYFDIGKLYKNISSYFYPVVFKGAESYDEEQYEKLKDAFNLLDKFLEDQDYVAGRSLTIADLALASSVSTGEAFGFEVFRYKYVSKWMDRIKSSAPGYRKANGEGLEILKKLAADRMSQRGSTVVTGHIYIESLENRRMIIWIIAIQRINEKFNDTERNMPIDLYQTLGSAPCCAVRLTAASVGVTLNLKEINLMNGEQLKPEFLKMNPQHTVPTIDDNGFYLSESRAIMGYLVDQYGKNDSLYPKDPKKRAIVNQRLFFDANNLYQSFADYYYPTIFAGAPKDQTKYEKLEKVLEFLDKFLENETYVAGKNMTIADHSIAVTVSNFELMNYDLSKFSHITKWYKRMKTEIVKYDEIRTESIKSFKGLVDILKKKK; translated from the exons ATGTCTttggatttatattatttaccaaTGAGCTCTCCCTGTCGAGCTGTTTTATTAACCGTTGAAGCACTCGGTTTGTCAGTGAATTTAAAGGAAATCGATTTGTTCACTGGCGAACACCTCAAATCGGAATACGAACAG TTGAATCCTCAAAGGACTATACCTTTTCTCGTTGACGGTGATTACAAACTCTCGGAAAg tcGAGCGATCATGTGTTATTTGGTAGATCAAtatggaaaaaatgaaaggttataTCCGCAAAATCCAGTATCACGTGCATTGGTCAATCAAAGATTATACTTCGACATTGGGAAGCTTTACAAAAATATCAGTTCTTACTTC TATCCTGTGGTGTTCAAAGGCGCGGAGAGTTACGATGAGGAACAATACGAAAAGCTAAAAGATGCTTTCAATCTATTGGACAAATTCCTCGAGGATCAGGATTACGTAGCTGGTCGTAGTTTAACGATCGCCGATTTGGCATTGGCATCGTCCGTATCCACTGGAGAG GCGTTTGGATTCGAAGTCTTTAGATATAAATACGTCTCCAAGTGGATGGACAGAATTAAAAGCTCAGCTCCTGGATATCGAAAGGCGAACGGGGAAGgtcttgaaatattaaaaaagttgGCCGCTGATAGGATGTCTCAG AGAGGCAGCACTGTAGTAACAggtcatatttatatagagaGTTTGGAGAACCGACGTATGATCATATGGATTATTGCTATTCAACGTATCAACGAGAAATTCAACGATACAG aaagaaatatgccGATCGATCTTTATCAAACACTAGGAAGTGCGCCATGCTGTGCGGTTCGTTTAACAGCAGCGTCTGTCGGTGTTACCttgaatttgaaagaaattaatttaatgaatgGTGAACAACTCAAACCAGAATTTCTAAag ATGAATCCTCAACATACTGTACCTACCATCGATGACAATGGTTTTTACTTATCCGAAAg TCGTGCAATTATGGGATATTTAGTTGATCAGTATGGTAAAAATGATTCATTGTATCCAAAGGATCCAAAGAAACGTGCTATTGTTAATCAAAGATTGTTTTTCGATGCAAACAATTTGTATCAATCTTTTGCTGATTATTAT TATCCAACGATCTTCGCTGGAGCACCTAAGGATCAAACCAAATATGAGAAATTGGAAAAGGTTCTTGAATTCcttgataaatttttagaaaatgaGACCTACGTTGCTGGTAAAAATATGACGATAGCTGATCATTCTATTGCTGTCACCGTTTCTAATTTTGAG TTAATGAATTACGATCTTAGTAAATTCTCGCATATTACTAAATGGTACAAGCGTATGAAGACTGAAATTGTTAAATACGATGAAATTCGTACTGAGAgtataaaatcttttaaagGTTTGGTAGATAttctaaagaagaagaagtaa
- the LOC124429198 gene encoding glutathione S-transferase D1-like isoform X2: MPIDFYYFPLSPPCRMILLLGKAIGVHFNLISINPLKGEQMKAEFLKINPEHTIPTINDNNVVLWESRVIMQYLVEKYAKDDALYPKDPKKRGIVDQRLYFDIGTLYENIDKCYFPIYLGMKDTIDEKIFRNLEKSCEILNTFLDSNDFVAGENLTIADFSISTSIVVLKNFEFDIGRYDNVDAWYDRCKTIMEKFGFEKIHAPGGKIGG, from the exons ATGccgattgatttttattactttccaCTGAGTCCACCTTGCCGAATGATTTTATTGCTCGGCAAAGCGATAGGTGTGCACTTCAACTTGATATCGATCAACCCACTCAAGGGTGAACAAATGAAGGCAGAATTTTTAAAG ATAAATCCAGAGCATACTATACCAACtataaacgacaataacgtcgTTTTATGGGAAAG tcgAGTAATAATGCAATATCTCGTTGAGAAATATGCCAAAGACGATGCGCTTTATCCCAAGGATCCTAAAAAACGTGGTATCGTAGATCaaagattatattttgatattggCACATTGTACGAGAACATCGACAAATGTTAC ttTCCTATATACTTGGGAATGAAGGATACCATCGATGAGaagatttttcgaaatttggAAAAATCTTGCGAGATATTGAATACATTTTTAGATTCCAATGATTTCGTTGCCGGTGAAAATTTAACCATCGCCGATTTTAGCATATCGACGAGTATCGTTGTATTAAAg AATTTTGAATTCGATATTGGCCGTTATGATAATGTGGATGCTTGGTACGATCGATGCAAAACCATAATGGAAAAATTTGGTTTCGAGAAGATTCATGCACCCG GAGGAAAAATCGGAGGCTAA
- the LOC124429198 gene encoding glutathione S-transferase D1-like isoform X3 gives MPIDFYYFPLSPPCRMILLLGKAIGVHFNLISINPLKGEQMKAEFLKINPEHTIPTINDNNVVLWESRVIMQYLVEKYAKDDALYPKDPKKRGIVDQRLYFDIGTLYENIDKCYFPIYLGMKDTIDEKIFRNLEKSCEILNTFLDSNDFVAGENLTIADFSISTSIVVLKTTSLSRGRIRTRRDHLQEPKEEKWVIPVFKLVIDRRVYAK, from the exons ATGccgattgatttttattactttccaCTGAGTCCACCTTGCCGAATGATTTTATTGCTCGGCAAAGCGATAGGTGTGCACTTCAACTTGATATCGATCAACCCACTCAAGGGTGAACAAATGAAGGCAGAATTTTTAAAG ATAAATCCAGAGCATACTATACCAACtataaacgacaataacgtcgTTTTATGGGAAAG tcgAGTAATAATGCAATATCTCGTTGAGAAATATGCCAAAGACGATGCGCTTTATCCCAAGGATCCTAAAAAACGTGGTATCGTAGATCaaagattatattttgatattggCACATTGTACGAGAACATCGACAAATGTTAC ttTCCTATATACTTGGGAATGAAGGATACCATCGATGAGaagatttttcgaaatttggAAAAATCTTGCGAGATATTGAATACATTTTTAGATTCCAATGATTTCGTTGCCGGTGAAAATTTAACCATCGCCGATTTTAGCATATCGACGAGTATCGTTGTATTAAAg ACAACGTCGTTGTCCCGTGGGCGTATTCGAACTCGAAGGGATCATTTGCAAGAaccaaaggaagaaaagtggGTCATACCAGTTTTTAAACTCGTTATCGATCGTCGTGTCTATGCAAAGTGA
- the LOC124429198 gene encoding glutathione S-transferase D1-like isoform X1: MPIDFYYFPLSPPCRMILLLGKAIGVHFNLISINPLKGEQMKAEFLKINPEHTIPTINDNNVVLWESRVIMQYLVEKYAKDDALYPKDPKKRGIVDQRLYFDIGTLYENIDKCYFPIYLGMKDTIDEKIFRNLEKSCEILNTFLDSNDFVAGENLTIADFSISTSIVVLKNFEFDIGRYDNVDAWYDRCKTIMEKFGFEKIHAPGNKAFNEGYHANLAK; this comes from the exons ATGccgattgatttttattactttccaCTGAGTCCACCTTGCCGAATGATTTTATTGCTCGGCAAAGCGATAGGTGTGCACTTCAACTTGATATCGATCAACCCACTCAAGGGTGAACAAATGAAGGCAGAATTTTTAAAG ATAAATCCAGAGCATACTATACCAACtataaacgacaataacgtcgTTTTATGGGAAAG tcgAGTAATAATGCAATATCTCGTTGAGAAATATGCCAAAGACGATGCGCTTTATCCCAAGGATCCTAAAAAACGTGGTATCGTAGATCaaagattatattttgatattggCACATTGTACGAGAACATCGACAAATGTTAC ttTCCTATATACTTGGGAATGAAGGATACCATCGATGAGaagatttttcgaaatttggAAAAATCTTGCGAGATATTGAATACATTTTTAGATTCCAATGATTTCGTTGCCGGTGAAAATTTAACCATCGCCGATTTTAGCATATCGACGAGTATCGTTGTATTAAAg AATTTTGAATTCGATATTGGCCGTTATGATAATGTGGATGCTTGGTACGATCGATGCAAAACCATAATGGAAAAATTTGGTTTCGAGAAGATTCATGCACCCGGTAATAAAGCATTCAATGAAGGTTATCATGCTAATTTGGCGAAGTAG